The following proteins come from a genomic window of Miscanthus floridulus cultivar M001 chromosome 2, ASM1932011v1, whole genome shotgun sequence:
- the LOC136527309 gene encoding protein ENHANCED DISEASE RESISTANCE 2-like, with protein MMLSSSSSSVVYEGWMVRYGRRKIGRSFVHTRYFVLEPRMLSYYKRKPQHKADKVGGKLPIKSLPIDGNCRVEDRGLKMHHGHMLYVLCVYNKREKHNRITMAAFNIQEALIWKEKIEMVIDQRQGVAPNDGNKAFSTSQEKASLENGRKSSSSDRESQYSHEEEEEEEENQRSLPRRTTIGNGPPESLYDWTRENDLGISNQGSPGQVFSRGHWRLVRCQNGLRIFEELQDVDYLARSCSRAMKAVGVVEASCEAIFQLVMSMDTTRFEWDCSFQYGSLVEEVDGHTAILYHRLQLDWFPMFVWPRDLCYVRYWRRNDDGSYVVLFQSREHQNCGPQPGFVRAHIESGGFNISPLKSRNGRIRTQVQHLMQIDLKGWGVGYVPSFQQHCLLHMLNSVAGLREWFSQSDESQVLPRFPVMVNMTQSVSSQKGRKAQESTTQTSIQMDPSRHSTALEEESDEDDEFLIPESEPEPSTREDAADVRQSGRNEEDSDQIDLSGFSGNLRRDDRDNSRDCWRISDGNNFRVRSKNFVYDKSKVPAGKPLMELVAVDWFKDAKRMDHVARRKGCAVQVAAEKGLFALAINLQVPGTTNYSMVFYFVTKKLIPNSLLQRFVDGDDEYRNSRFKLIPSVPKGSWIVRQSVGSTPCLLGKAVDITYIRGSNYLEIDVDIGSSTVANGVLGLVCGVITTLVVDMAFLVQANTYEELPERLIGAVRMSHIELSSAIVPVLED; from the exons ATGATgttgtcgtcctcgtcctcctcggtGGTGTACGAGGGGTGGATGGTCCGTTACGGTCGGCGCAAGATCGGCCGGTCCTTCGTCCACACCCGCTACTTCGTGCTGGAGCCACGGATGCTATCCTACTACAAGCGCAAGCCGCAGCACAAGGCCGACAAGGTCGGGGGAAAGCTCCCCATCAAGTCCCTCCCCATCGATGGCAACTGCAGGGTCGAGGACAGGGGGCTCAAGATGCACCATGGACAT ATGCTTTATGTCTTATGCGTCTACAACAAAAGGGAGAAGCACAACCGCATCACG ATGGCGGCATTCAACATACAGGAAGCTCTAATTTGGAAGGAGAAAATTGAGATGGTCATCGATCAG CGACAGGGAGTAGCGCCGAATGATGGCAACAAGGCCTTTAGCACATCGCAGGAAAAGGCTAGCTTAGAAAATGGAAGGAAATCTTCTTCATCTGACCGCGAAAGTCA GTACAGtcatgaagaggaagaagaagaggaggaaaatCAGCGATCATTGCCGAGGAGAACAACAATTGGGAATG GCCCTCCAGAATCTCTATATGACTGGACCCGTGAAAATGATTTGGGAATATCAAATCAAGGAAGCCCTGGCCAAGTTTTCTCTAGAGGACACTGGCGCCTTGTCAGATGCCAGAATG GCCTCCGCATTTTTGAGGAGCTCCAAGATGTTGATTACCTT GCAAGAAGCTGTAGCAGAGCAATGAAGGCTGTTGGTGTGGTTGAAGCCTCCTGTGAGGCTATATTTCAGCTTGTTATGAGCATGGATACTACACGTTTTGA GTGGGACTGCAGCTTTCAGTATGGTAGTCTGGTAGAGGAGGTCGATGGCCACACTGCAATACTATACCATAGGCTACAACTGGATTGGTTCCCAAT GTTTGTTTGGCCTCGTGATCTTTGTTATGTGCGCTATTGGCGGCGCAATGATGATGGAAGCTATG TTGTGTTGTTTCAATCCAGAGAGCACCAAAACTGTGGTCCACAACCAGGATTTGTAAGGGCACATATTGAGA GTGGTGGCTTCAACATTTCTCCCCTGAAATCCCGTAACGGAAGAATCCGAACACAAGTGCAGCATCTTATGCAGATAGATTTGAAGGGTTGGGGGGTTGGTTATGTACCTTCATTTCAGCAGCATTGCCTCCTTCACATGCTGAACAGTGTTGCTG GGCTCAGGGAATGGTTTTCACAAAGTGATGAGAGTCAAGTGCTTCCTAGGTTTCCTGTTATGGTCAACATGACTCAATCTGTTTCTTCCCAGAAAGGCAGAAAAGCACAAGAGAGTACTACACAAACCAGCATTCAGATGGATCCAAGCAGACACTCCACAGCTCTTGAGGAGGAGTCTGATGAAGATGACGAATTTCTGATACCTGAATCTGAACCAGAG CCATCAACACGTGAGGATGCTGCAGATGTTAGGCAgtcag GGCGGAATGAAGAGGATTCAGATCAGATTGATTTATCTGGGTTTTCTGGGAATTTACGTCGGGATGACCGTGATAACAGCCGTGACTGCTGGAGAATATCTGATGGGAACAATTTCAGAGTTCGAAGCAAGAATTTTGTATATGATAAAAGCAAG GTTCCTGCAGGAAAGCCTCTTATGGAGCTTGTCGCTGTTGACTGGTTTAAAGACGCAAAGCGAATGGACCATGTTGCTAGAAGAAAAGGCTGTGCAGTTCAA GTAGCGGCTGAGAAGGGGCTGTTTGCATTGGCTATAAATCTACAA GTTCCTGGCACAACAAACTATAGTATGGTTTTCTACTTTGTTACGAAGAAACTGATACCAAACTCCTTATTGCAACGCTTTGTTGATGGTGATGACGAATATCGGAATAGTAGGTTCAAGTTGATACCATCAGTTCCTAAG GGCTCATGGATTGTCCGCCAAAGTGTTGGCAGCACTCCTTGTCTATTAGGAAAAGCTGTTGACATTACCTATATACGTGGCTCAAATTATTTAGAA ATAGATGTGGATATTGGCTCGTCTACCGTGGCGAATGGAGTCTTGGGGCTTGTGTGTGGTGTGATAACAACACTAGTTGTCGACATGGCTTTCCTTGTCCAG GCTAATACATACGAGGAGCTCCCAGAAAGGCTGATTGGGGCAGTTCGCATGTCGCATATTGAACTGTCATCGGCAATAGTTCCCGTGCTCGAGGATTAA